The Leptospira sp. WS39.C2 genome contains a region encoding:
- a CDS encoding peptidoglycan DD-metalloendopeptidase family protein has translation MLRWGNINVIQVSPGKYFYNLQSQSSVLHGTIDLNRKRYRILPLLGFSFLFAFFLSIIVDKQTYEETLMEKEFLSMSTEVEENDTKDKEAKLADAKYLQETEDKKMAILRSAELDKLAENKNKKLKVTQYKVKKNETLSDIARRFKVSVESIAGSSGINPEVSLISGQILNIPNKQGLMYKLKKGDTLAKVADYYKVKIDDIYSENQLEDYDLFKSGQKVFLPGAVIPETGPVWRIPVASKVITSGWGTRSYPQYKFHMALDLRANYESVYAARKGKVTYSGWMGGYGNAIILSHDDNYQTLYAHNSKLFVKEGDYVSAGKIISRSGCTGYCFGPHLHFEVIKDGKNINPTKLIKGFSYK, from the coding sequence GTGTTAAGGTGGGGAAACATAAACGTCATCCAAGTTTCCCCAGGAAAGTATTTTTATAACCTACAATCACAATCGAGTGTATTGCATGGTACGATTGATCTCAATCGCAAACGGTATCGTATATTACCACTTCTTGGGTTTTCATTTTTATTTGCCTTTTTTCTCTCCATCATTGTAGACAAACAAACATACGAAGAAACACTTATGGAAAAAGAATTCCTCAGTATGTCCACTGAGGTTGAAGAAAACGATACCAAAGATAAAGAAGCAAAACTTGCCGATGCCAAATACTTACAAGAAACCGAAGACAAAAAAATGGCAATCCTTCGGTCGGCAGAACTCGATAAACTTGCAGAGAATAAAAACAAAAAACTAAAAGTCACTCAATACAAAGTCAAAAAAAATGAAACCTTATCGGACATTGCCCGAAGGTTTAAAGTTTCTGTTGAATCCATTGCCGGGAGTTCAGGCATCAATCCAGAAGTCTCACTGATCTCCGGACAAATCCTGAACATTCCCAACAAACAAGGTTTAATGTACAAACTGAAAAAAGGGGATACACTCGCCAAGGTAGCAGACTATTACAAAGTCAAAATTGATGATATTTATTCTGAAAACCAATTAGAAGATTATGATTTATTTAAGTCTGGCCAAAAAGTTTTCCTTCCAGGAGCTGTGATCCCAGAAACTGGACCTGTTTGGCGGATCCCTGTTGCTTCTAAGGTCATTACATCTGGTTGGGGGACTCGTTCTTACCCACAATACAAATTTCACATGGCACTTGACTTACGTGCCAATTACGAATCCGTATATGCGGCAAGAAAAGGTAAGGTCACCTACTCCGGTTGGATGGGTGGTTATGGGAATGCGATTATTTTATCCCATGATGATAACTACCAGACACTTTATGCACACAATTCCAAACTCTTTGTCAAAGAAGGAGATTATGTAAGTGCAGGAAAAATCATCTCGCGTTCTGGTTGCACTGGGTACTGTTTTGGTCCACACCTTCATTTCGAAGTCATCAAAGACGGTAAAAACATCAATCCAACAAAACTCATCAAAGGATTTTCTTATAAATGA
- a CDS encoding alpha/beta hydrolase, giving the protein MKNTNSNQTWIANLKSKFPNLNLKPLLTFVFSRRNTYQSPTLIFCFVLLINLLVSCTPKIGEQINKRILDPFDETKNINVHFVTTRRESGAKDRCEGNSFGFITDINPHYGICIVNVPSKHIIGDISQDNNQDKHSFFQFKGRVNTDDKEFLSKIKSSASEEVLVFVHGFNVNFDEAVLRAGQIKYDLKFPGEVVVYSWPAGADSGLLGQMMVKSTYDLNFTEAKINREPFANFLSELSSIGKKIHLVVHSMGHQVVLPSLASLSKSGKKQFLSELILNAPDFDKNEFELLLSDLTKAAERITLYCSPGDNALVASQKVNGAPRAGMCFKYSGVDVINVNEVDDPVLGVGGLGHGYYSSRPILTDIYQVLLGVSVEKRLFIRKSGPKNGENFVLRK; this is encoded by the coding sequence ATGAAAAATACTAATAGTAACCAAACTTGGATTGCCAATCTGAAATCAAAATTCCCAAATCTGAATCTCAAACCTCTACTCACTTTTGTTTTTTCCCGCAGAAATACATATCAATCCCCTACCTTAATTTTTTGTTTTGTATTGCTCATAAACCTCCTTGTTTCTTGTACTCCCAAAATTGGAGAACAAATCAACAAACGAATCCTAGATCCATTTGATGAGACTAAAAACATCAATGTACACTTTGTCACAACAAGAAGGGAATCGGGTGCCAAAGACAGATGTGAAGGGAATAGTTTTGGTTTTATCACTGATATCAATCCTCATTATGGGATTTGTATCGTGAATGTTCCCTCAAAACATATCATCGGAGACATTTCACAAGACAATAACCAAGACAAACATTCCTTTTTCCAATTCAAAGGCAGAGTGAATACTGATGACAAAGAATTTCTATCAAAAATTAAATCTTCCGCCAGTGAAGAAGTGTTAGTTTTTGTACATGGATTCAATGTAAATTTTGATGAAGCTGTTTTACGAGCGGGCCAAATCAAATATGATCTGAAATTCCCTGGCGAAGTGGTTGTTTATTCTTGGCCAGCAGGTGCAGACTCAGGCCTTCTTGGTCAAATGATGGTAAAGTCTACGTATGATTTGAACTTTACTGAAGCTAAAATCAATCGGGAACCATTTGCCAATTTTTTATCAGAACTTTCTTCTATTGGGAAAAAAATCCATTTAGTAGTCCACAGTATGGGCCACCAAGTGGTATTACCTTCTCTAGCCTCCCTTTCCAAATCAGGCAAAAAACAATTTTTATCCGAACTCATATTAAATGCACCTGACTTTGACAAAAACGAATTTGAACTTTTACTTTCAGACTTAACCAAAGCAGCGGAGCGAATCACATTGTATTGTTCCCCTGGTGATAATGCCCTTGTTGCTTCACAAAAAGTAAACGGTGCACCAAGAGCAGGTATGTGTTTTAAGTATTCGGGTGTGGACGTGATCAATGTAAATGAAGTTGATGATCCAGTGCTTGGTGTAGGAGGTCTTGGGCATGGTTATTATTCATCTAGACCCATCCTCACAGACATCTACCAAGTGTTACTCGGTGTATCTGTCGAAAAACGACTCTTCATCCGTAAATCTGGTCCAAAAAATGGCGAAAACTTCGTTTTGCGAAAATAA
- a CDS encoding PilZ domain-containing protein yields MTFRFFNYPIPVLLVTLGFFAVPFVIFFAIASLYDLDFDHVEMILTRIQPWQYVFSFLSAIIAYGLITKKKFGYYLFLCFTFLILTYNFWMVLSVSLGKKFFLAGIRIKTNDIVWNMGITTILLAIAFYFLRREIAAPYLSSTRRGWRSRYRETHPIPFHWTNADGEREGDGLTINISKNGVLLPLTKHHFLNPGDPINLLLKLEKENREPAAISVQGKVVRIDQESDGTEIAGVQLQFLIAQKEEKQIYDSFLHRVFAPRYPVSNPVQFSKTDNKSYQGTLLNVSLEGLYIESDTVLSASDDCRVKIQTRSGEISVGGIVRWSNPQGKYGKPIGFGIQIDSIENKNLFRIWIWKQRFKLFHGR; encoded by the coding sequence GTGACATTTCGGTTCTTCAATTACCCCATCCCTGTTTTACTGGTAACACTTGGTTTTTTTGCCGTACCATTTGTTATTTTTTTTGCCATAGCATCCCTATATGATTTGGATTTTGATCATGTTGAAATGATCCTGACTCGAATCCAACCTTGGCAATATGTCTTTTCATTTTTAAGTGCCATAATAGCTTATGGTCTCATCACCAAAAAGAAGTTTGGTTATTATCTCTTCCTTTGTTTTACCTTTCTCATCCTAACTTATAATTTCTGGATGGTATTATCAGTATCTCTTGGGAAAAAATTCTTCCTTGCTGGTATCCGAATCAAAACAAACGATATCGTCTGGAATATGGGGATCACAACCATATTACTTGCAATTGCCTTCTATTTCTTACGAAGGGAAATTGCAGCTCCTTACTTAAGTTCCACAAGAAGGGGATGGCGTTCCAGATATAGGGAAACTCATCCAATTCCTTTCCATTGGACAAATGCCGATGGAGAAAGAGAAGGAGATGGTCTTACCATCAATATCTCAAAAAACGGAGTTTTACTTCCTTTAACCAAACATCATTTTTTAAATCCAGGTGATCCGATCAATCTGCTCTTAAAATTAGAAAAGGAAAATCGGGAACCTGCAGCCATTTCCGTACAAGGGAAAGTGGTTCGCATTGATCAAGAATCTGATGGAACAGAAATTGCTGGTGTACAATTGCAATTTCTCATCGCGCAAAAAGAAGAAAAACAAATTTATGATTCGTTTTTACATCGTGTTTTTGCTCCTCGTTACCCAGTTTCAAACCCTGTTCAATTCTCTAAAACAGATAACAAATCATACCAAGGGACATTACTCAATGTTTCCTTAGAAGGATTGTACATTGAATCAGATACCGTTCTTTCTGCTTCCGATGATTGTCGTGTCAAAATCCAAACTAGATCTGGTGAAATTTCAGTTGGTGGTATCGTTAGGTGGTCAAACCCACAAGGGAAATATGGAAAACCAATTGGTTTTGGAATCCAAATTGATTCCATAGAAAACAAAAACCTATTTAGAATTTGGATTTGGAAACAACGGTTTAAATTATTCCACGGTAGATAA
- a CDS encoding IspD/TarI family cytidylyltransferase produces MNNLYAILLAGGTGSRMGLDVPKQFLKLRGESLLRHSVKRFQRFGLLKSITIVSHPDWILETEKEVGDLLEPNDRIVEGGDTRHLSTLNGINSINYDGKDIFFIHDVARPNFKQNELYQLVEQTKIFGGATLVCPVTESLVRVKLHQNYSQEPLKREEVYAVKTPQSVAGFMLVELLNESLPNNSKQHPTDLCTWMGERRVGIVATDFHNIKVTSPGDLALAESLYLID; encoded by the coding sequence ATGAACAATTTGTATGCAATTCTACTTGCCGGTGGAACAGGGAGTAGAATGGGTTTGGATGTTCCTAAACAATTTTTAAAACTTAGAGGGGAATCACTCCTTCGGCATTCGGTGAAACGTTTCCAAAGGTTTGGACTTTTAAAATCCATCACCATTGTCTCCCACCCTGATTGGATTTTGGAAACGGAAAAGGAAGTGGGTGATCTTTTGGAACCTAACGACCGCATTGTCGAAGGTGGGGATACAAGACACCTTTCTACTTTAAATGGGATCAACTCCATCAATTATGATGGAAAAGATATTTTTTTCATCCATGACGTGGCTCGTCCCAATTTCAAACAAAACGAACTCTACCAACTTGTAGAACAAACAAAAATTTTTGGAGGAGCTACTCTTGTTTGCCCAGTAACAGAAAGTTTGGTGCGAGTAAAACTACACCAAAACTATTCCCAGGAACCTTTAAAACGAGAAGAAGTGTATGCTGTGAAAACCCCACAATCAGTTGCGGGGTTCATGTTAGTTGAACTATTGAACGAGTCGTTGCCAAACAATTCCAAACAGCACCCAACAGATCTTTGCACGTGGATGGGAGAACGAAGAGTAGGGATTGTGGCAACAGATTTTCATAATATCAAAGTGACAAGCCCAGGTGATTTGGCACTTGCTGAATCACTCTACCTAATCGACTGA
- a CDS encoding Crp/Fnr family transcriptional regulator has translation MNVDHLRKYITEVRIDHFAQGTKVFSEGEECNGKMYFVFSGLLQVYKRKSSGEDQYIRDIKPGEFFGEMALVFPSPRAASILAASEDTKVGIITKDIFLGMGKESPGFLSVILHSIINRLTAVEDSISEKQKELHILINGIHQKETEATNSESVTNTEDNTQESAETNLESKES, from the coding sequence ATGAATGTTGATCACTTACGAAAATACATCACTGAAGTACGCATTGACCATTTTGCCCAAGGAACAAAGGTTTTTTCTGAAGGTGAAGAATGTAATGGAAAGATGTATTTTGTTTTTTCTGGTTTATTGCAAGTCTACAAACGTAAATCATCTGGAGAAGACCAATATATAAGGGACATCAAACCTGGGGAATTTTTCGGTGAAATGGCTTTGGTTTTTCCTTCACCAAGAGCGGCAAGTATCTTGGCAGCATCAGAAGACACAAAGGTTGGAATCATAACAAAAGATATTTTTTTGGGAATGGGAAAGGAGAGCCCTGGATTTTTGTCAGTTATTTTACATAGTATTATCAATCGACTAACAGCCGTAGAAGATTCAATCTCCGAAAAACAAAAAGAATTGCATATTCTAATCAATGGAATCCACCAAAAAGAGACCGAAGCAACAAACTCAGAATCTGTCACAAATACTGAGGACAACACACAAGAATCCGCAGAAACCAATCTGGAATCCAAAGAATCTTAA
- a CDS encoding polymer-forming cytoskeletal protein — MAIGKDSINSVIGPGSIFEGKFYIAGSLRIDGKFEGDIKTEDALVIGETGKVKTNISAREVIVSGTLIGNIKAENEVKLEGTGRMLGDITAPYLELQKGVVAKGNITITGGQKKDVRKIVEESFGGIKSLDSKD, encoded by the coding sequence ATGGCAATAGGTAAGGATTCCATCAACAGCGTTATCGGACCAGGGTCGATATTTGAAGGTAAATTTTATATCGCAGGTTCACTTAGAATCGATGGAAAATTCGAAGGTGATATCAAAACAGAAGACGCACTTGTCATTGGCGAGACCGGAAAGGTAAAAACCAATATCAGTGCCAGAGAAGTTATTGTCTCCGGAACCCTCATTGGTAACATCAAAGCTGAAAACGAAGTTAAATTAGAAGGTACAGGTCGTATGTTAGGTGACATCACTGCTCCTTACTTAGAACTTCAAAAAGGTGTCGTGGCAAAAGGGAACATCACAATCACTGGCGGACAGAAAAAAGACGTTCGTAAAATTGTAGAAGAATCTTTTGGCGGAATCAAATCATTAGATTCAAAGGACTAA
- a CDS encoding diaminopimelate decarboxylase — translation MTSIEKLKFLKEDQVRALAKEFGTPLFVYSEKEIEQKCDEALAFPNAFGLQVRYAMKANPNSNILQIMKKKGILIDASSEHEVVRALHFGFSPESIMLTSQEFPKSFAEIIGKGVKFNACSLRQLELFGQTFPGKSVSIRFNPGLGSGHTKKTDVGGVTSSFGIWHEKLDEVKAIVNKYNLVVEKVHTHIGSGSDPEVWKAVAKYTLEYAESFPSVTVVSLGGGYKVGRMDDEKSTDLQKIGAPVKIQFSEFAEKHGRKLILEIEPGTYLIALCGALLTTVDDAIDTGKNGFQFLKLDTGMDSNTRPSLYGARHPLVTVKKEGGSPKSNKEYVVVGHCCESGDVFTQKEGGEPITRLMGEAEIGDYVVMEATGAYCSSMSTKNYNSFPETAEVLLRKDGTPKLIRKKEPVTEIFRNEILVVE, via the coding sequence ATGACATCAATCGAAAAACTAAAGTTTTTGAAAGAAGACCAAGTGCGAGCTTTGGCAAAAGAATTTGGAACCCCTCTCTTTGTCTATTCTGAGAAAGAAATTGAACAAAAATGCGACGAAGCATTGGCATTTCCGAATGCGTTCGGATTACAAGTCCGATATGCCATGAAGGCTAATCCCAATTCCAATATCTTACAAATCATGAAAAAAAAAGGCATCCTCATCGATGCATCCTCTGAACATGAAGTGGTACGGGCCCTACATTTCGGATTTTCTCCTGAATCCATCATGCTCACTTCCCAAGAATTCCCAAAATCATTTGCTGAAATCATTGGGAAAGGTGTAAAATTTAATGCGTGTTCCCTCCGTCAATTGGAACTTTTTGGCCAAACTTTTCCAGGAAAATCGGTATCCATTCGCTTTAATCCAGGACTTGGATCAGGGCATACCAAAAAAACCGATGTGGGAGGAGTTACTTCTTCCTTTGGGATTTGGCATGAAAAACTGGATGAGGTAAAGGCTATCGTTAACAAATACAACCTTGTTGTGGAAAAAGTCCACACTCATATTGGATCAGGCAGTGATCCGGAAGTTTGGAAAGCTGTTGCCAAGTATACCTTGGAATATGCAGAGAGTTTTCCATCGGTCACTGTTGTGAGTCTCGGCGGGGGATATAAAGTTGGCAGAATGGATGATGAAAAATCGACCGACTTACAAAAAATAGGTGCTCCTGTTAAAATCCAATTTTCTGAATTTGCCGAGAAACATGGAAGAAAACTGATTTTAGAAATTGAACCAGGAACTTACCTCATTGCTCTTTGCGGGGCACTTCTCACAACCGTGGATGATGCGATCGACACAGGGAAAAATGGATTCCAGTTTTTGAAATTAGATACAGGTATGGATTCCAACACAAGGCCATCCCTCTATGGGGCACGTCACCCTCTCGTCACAGTGAAAAAAGAAGGTGGGTCACCAAAGTCTAACAAAGAATATGTGGTCGTTGGGCATTGTTGTGAATCAGGTGATGTTTTTACCCAAAAGGAAGGGGGAGAACCCATTACAAGGCTTATGGGTGAGGCAGAAATTGGTGATTATGTAGTAATGGAAGCAACTGGTGCCTATTGTTCCAGTATGTCCACTAAGAACTACAATAGTTTTCCTGAGACAGCCGAGGTATTACTCCGTAAAGACGGAACACCAAAACTCATTCGTAAAAAAGAACCTGTAACGGAAATCTTCCGAAACGAAATCTTAGTGGTGGAATGA
- a CDS encoding zinc dependent phospholipase C family protein, producing MAGKITHIEALSQVKKHLEHGNATQRKIANLLARPDVAPYANLGAVAPDIFYFYHVLRPKLTKKAAFFGDLAHHHNVAELVLSFLDQVYDTEMGLYRDRFLAFTLGYICHCVVDIQTHPYIFYISGDYYNNDKKISYQAQVNHMKVEFGLDTLLINHRWGMSAREYDFPQYIDIRHRTVGIKNKMDPVLWNFWLQSLKETFPKEFHSNYIGSEKKIIPGDILNESYLGFYRFTSTLDSRSAFMRGLVSVVDTLTFHRYNASVLMLPTLETINPKIMNDEKKEWFYPADPNRKFNDSFIDLLNQASQACKEILTRAYEYSFSPESRSKILDSLGGYNLDTGLRYHGIDHMKEFSPLV from the coding sequence ATGGCAGGAAAGATTACACATATTGAAGCACTCTCCCAAGTAAAAAAACACTTGGAACATGGCAATGCCACTCAAAGGAAAATTGCCAATTTACTCGCAAGGCCTGATGTGGCACCCTATGCCAACTTAGGTGCCGTTGCCCCAGATATCTTTTATTTCTATCATGTTCTTAGGCCCAAACTTACAAAAAAAGCAGCTTTTTTCGGAGACCTTGCCCACCATCATAATGTAGCAGAGCTTGTCTTAAGTTTCCTTGACCAAGTGTATGATACGGAAATGGGTTTGTACAGGGATCGTTTCCTTGCATTCACACTTGGTTATATCTGCCATTGTGTGGTAGATATCCAAACCCATCCTTATATCTTTTATATTTCTGGTGATTACTATAACAACGATAAGAAGATTTCTTACCAAGCCCAAGTGAACCACATGAAAGTAGAGTTTGGTTTGGACACCCTTCTCATCAACCATAGGTGGGGAATGAGTGCTAGGGAATACGACTTCCCACAATACATTGATATTCGCCACCGCACAGTTGGAATCAAAAACAAAATGGACCCAGTTTTATGGAACTTTTGGTTACAATCTTTGAAAGAAACTTTTCCAAAAGAATTCCACTCAAACTACATCGGTTCAGAAAAAAAAATCATCCCAGGGGATATCTTAAATGAATCCTATCTTGGGTTTTACCGTTTCACATCAACTCTAGATTCGAGAAGTGCTTTTATGCGAGGACTTGTGAGTGTAGTGGATACACTTACCTTCCACAGATACAATGCATCGGTTCTGATGTTACCTACACTTGAGACCATCAATCCGAAGATAATGAATGATGAAAAAAAAGAATGGTTCTACCCAGCTGATCCCAATCGAAAGTTCAACGATTCTTTCATAGATCTACTGAACCAAGCAAGCCAAGCGTGTAAGGAAATTTTAACCAGAGCTTATGAATATAGTTTTTCACCAGAGAGCCGTTCCAAGATTCTGGATTCACTTGGTGGTTATAATTTAGATACTGGCCTACGTTACCACGGCATCGATCACATGAAGGAATTTTCCCCACTTGTTTAG
- a CDS encoding penicillin-binding protein 1A — protein MKQEPVGLFEKYFIIWFRIVTEKIWTGDKKVRNTFLAIMCFGVLNVFLLTGSIKDFFRLEEAAVYDIPSTLYGLNEKGEYEPIAEYYKFSRIPVKLQELKPETSDYSPDNRHKLIQCFLSTEDNSFYSHNGIDLKGIARAFVVNLMAGRVKEGASTITQQVARLKFLSIERSIARKAREAWLAILLELVYPKDNILEVYLNEIPLGHGTIGVGAASRFYFRKEVQDVTWGEAAILASLTTRPTQFSPIVNPVSSMNKVRVVFRKLVENGRMTVADAEKEFASLEEYYTNLNRSPNDSAFSDRLNRFPYVTEYIRKNLIRSIGPSRLYNGGLKIYSTIQIRHQEEAEKALLPALQRQTIESNQRAFRNIDAFDDLYGSGYSLIADLYDLPEFKFKISKIERTFSSAYQEDLRDEFYALNLLTGDDYLGDTLEKNYNTQNTKDHLLPVEGSLIAIRPETGYITALVGGSGFRSDNQQIRPFQAFRQPGSAFKPILYAVAMDYSGKNPDPEKNVTPATLFADSPLQYLMEDGDEWAPENYSSEYSGFILLRKALEQSKNSVAVRVLEQVGLSNLMESLRGMLQLPGRDIPYNFSVSLGSFELTPYELTRAYAALASGGKTVNPISVLYVEDNSGKVIKDFRKDYEDVERKQIISKEAAFLITSMMKDVVEEGTGRGVLSYGLNRKAYGKTGTTNNFRDAWFVGYTPELVTSVWFGYDVGTISLGRGMTGGKLSAPVWGRFMARALEREPAKEFPWLSEVKITKRTVCRMSGKLPSGQCHDLLEEYFIPQTVPKDVCNDHGSAWNVVESKPQPQSTQNTAEKKKQDTKVEKKPTQGKPPKRKNSVFSGDEEIDY, from the coding sequence ATGAAACAAGAACCCGTTGGGCTCTTCGAAAAGTATTTTATTATCTGGTTTCGCATTGTAACGGAAAAGATTTGGACAGGAGACAAAAAAGTAAGGAACACATTCCTGGCCATTATGTGTTTTGGGGTTCTGAATGTTTTTTTACTCACAGGTTCCATTAAAGATTTTTTTCGATTAGAGGAAGCAGCAGTTTACGATATCCCATCCACCTTATACGGGCTAAATGAAAAAGGGGAATATGAACCCATTGCCGAATATTATAAATTCTCACGTATCCCTGTCAAATTACAAGAACTCAAACCAGAAACTTCAGATTATTCCCCTGACAATCGCCACAAATTGATCCAATGTTTTTTATCCACCGAGGATAACTCTTTTTATTCACATAATGGAATTGATTTAAAAGGGATTGCTCGTGCTTTTGTAGTGAACCTTATGGCGGGTCGAGTGAAAGAAGGTGCATCCACCATCACACAACAAGTTGCAAGGCTTAAGTTTTTATCCATCGAACGTTCCATTGCAAGGAAAGCCCGTGAAGCTTGGCTTGCCATTTTACTCGAACTTGTTTATCCAAAAGACAATATCTTAGAAGTTTATTTAAACGAAATCCCTCTTGGTCATGGAACCATTGGTGTTGGTGCTGCCTCTCGTTTTTACTTCCGTAAAGAAGTTCAGGATGTGACATGGGGGGAAGCTGCAATCCTTGCAAGCCTCACCACAAGACCCACTCAGTTTAGTCCAATCGTAAACCCTGTTTCCAGTATGAACAAAGTAAGGGTCGTATTTCGTAAGTTAGTTGAAAATGGTAGGATGACTGTCGCAGATGCCGAAAAAGAATTTGCGAGCCTCGAAGAATATTATACAAACCTAAATCGATCACCAAATGATTCTGCTTTTTCTGACAGACTCAACCGTTTTCCCTATGTCACTGAATACATCCGTAAAAACCTGATTCGTTCCATAGGTCCCAGCCGTTTGTACAATGGTGGACTAAAAATTTATTCCACGATCCAAATCCGCCACCAAGAAGAAGCGGAAAAAGCTCTACTCCCCGCACTCCAAAGGCAAACCATTGAATCCAACCAACGTGCTTTCCGAAACATCGATGCATTTGATGATTTGTATGGAAGTGGGTATTCTCTCATTGCAGATTTGTATGACCTGCCTGAATTTAAATTTAAAATTTCAAAAATAGAACGAACATTTTCATCTGCATACCAAGAAGACCTAAGAGACGAATTTTATGCTCTCAATTTACTCACAGGTGATGACTATCTCGGGGACACTCTTGAGAAAAACTATAACACTCAAAACACAAAAGACCACCTGCTTCCCGTCGAAGGTTCGTTAATTGCCATTCGACCTGAGACAGGTTACATCACTGCTTTAGTAGGTGGATCTGGTTTTCGTTCCGACAACCAACAAATCCGCCCTTTCCAGGCCTTCCGCCAACCTGGTTCTGCTTTTAAACCGATTTTGTATGCTGTTGCAATGGATTATTCTGGGAAAAACCCAGATCCAGAAAAAAATGTAACACCTGCTACACTATTTGCTGACTCTCCCTTACAATACCTAATGGAAGATGGGGATGAGTGGGCTCCAGAAAACTATAGTAGTGAATACTCAGGCTTCATATTATTACGTAAGGCACTGGAACAATCCAAAAACTCAGTTGCAGTTCGTGTACTCGAACAAGTAGGACTTTCCAATTTGATGGAAAGCCTTCGAGGTATGTTACAATTGCCAGGAAGGGACATTCCTTATAACTTCAGTGTTTCTCTTGGTTCCTTCGAACTCACACCCTACGAACTCACACGTGCTTATGCTGCCCTTGCTTCTGGTGGAAAAACAGTGAATCCCATCTCTGTTTTGTATGTGGAAGATAATTCTGGAAAAGTCATCAAAGACTTCCGAAAGGACTACGAAGACGTAGAACGAAAACAAATCATCTCAAAAGAAGCTGCTTTTCTCATCACATCCATGATGAAGGATGTGGTGGAAGAAGGTACGGGACGAGGTGTACTCTCTTATGGGCTAAACAGAAAGGCCTACGGGAAAACAGGAACCACCAACAATTTTCGAGATGCTTGGTTTGTCGGATACACACCAGAACTTGTCACCTCGGTTTGGTTTGGTTATGATGTCGGCACCATTTCTCTGGGTCGTGGGATGACGGGAGGAAAACTTTCTGCCCCTGTGTGGGGTAGATTTATGGCAAGAGCCCTCGAAAGAGAACCAGCCAAAGAATTTCCTTGGCTTTCTGAGGTTAAAATCACCAAACGAACGGTCTGCCGTATGTCAGGAAAACTGCCAAGTGGGCAATGCCATGACCTATTGGAGGAATACTTCATCCCACAAACCGTCCCAAAAGATGTTTGTAACGACCATGGATCCGCTTGGAATGTTGTGGAATCCAAACCACAACCTCAATCCACGCAAAATACTGCAGAGAAGAAAAAACAAGACACCAAAGTGGAGAAAAAACCCACACAAGGCAAACCTCCGAAACGAAAAAACTCAGTCTTTAGTGGAGATGAGGAAATTGACTACTAA
- a CDS encoding cyclic nucleotide-binding domain-containing protein — protein MNILEFMQNISTQVYLRGDVIFREGDPHDGSMYCIMSGMFAVTKRMPDGSQEVIKGLGPGEFFGELSLITRRPRAMTISVVSANARVGILRDDQFEKLARINTHFLFQLTKSTVEKLHRAEARLSELDKMIEEIQKDETK, from the coding sequence ATGAACATACTTGAATTTATGCAAAACATCTCTACACAAGTGTATCTGAGAGGAGATGTCATCTTTCGGGAAGGTGATCCACATGACGGAAGTATGTATTGTATCATGAGTGGGATGTTCGCAGTCACCAAACGAATGCCAGATGGATCACAAGAAGTGATCAAAGGACTTGGTCCTGGTGAATTTTTTGGTGAACTTTCCCTCATCACAAGAAGGCCAAGGGCCATGACCATTAGTGTCGTATCAGCAAATGCAAGGGTTGGAATTTTAAGAGATGACCAATTTGAAAAACTGGCTCGCATCAATACTCATTTTTTATTCCAACTTACCAAAAGTACTGTGGAAAAACTCCATAGAGCAGAAGCCAGGCTTTCTGAATTAGACAAAATGATTGAAGAAATCCAAAAGGATGAAACCAAATGA